The Natronorubrum tibetense GA33 region CCGACGAGAAAGATCGCCATCGCGATCGTAAAGACCAGCACCGGCTGATCGAGCGGGAGACCGAGCGCGTCGACGACGAGTGGCGTGTTCATCGGTGGTTCGAACGCTCGTATTCACGGATTTGGCCCCGTCTGCATCGAGGTGTCGCCGGCGGCGCGTCGGGCGACGGTTCCGGCAAACGATGCCACTTTCGTGTGGTTTCGGGTCGGAGCAGCGTAATCGTTGCGAGAAAATGGCCGGATAGGTAATAAAATGTCCTATTTGGAACGACGGATGCGGATAAGCGTTCAATTTGTTCCCGGACCGAGGACGCGGAGCTGCCTACGTAAGTGGTTTCTACGGCATTTCCTGCCATCAATTCACGTTTGTTCGTTTCGATGTGGTTCGTCGTCTACTCGTTCCCTTGCTAACAAGTATCGTGACTAAAACTGGCACGGTTTCGTTCTCCGTACTGTGTCGTTTGGCCGTTGATACTGTTACGTCGGCCTTCCACACTCGAACGCTGTGACGCTGTTCGCTTGACATACTGGTTTTTGCAAGGCCCATCGGACGAACTATCTTCGTACCGCCACCGCAAACTGGACGAATATTCCAAAACCCCTTCCGAACACGTTACTGTATCGAAAATTGATATTTAAGGGTGGATATTCGTCACTGGCTGTTACCCCCTAGCTACCGGGACCAGTAGTCCGTCTATAGTAATGGGTGCTGGTGGGCAGGTCTGTATCATGTCCGTGCACCGTCCCCTCTCTCGAACAGCCCCCATGGACGACCGACTCCCGATGACACGATCACGGCTGTCACGGGCGAACGTTCGCCCGCGTTCGGCCGATGCTACCGCGTGCAGACCGAGCCGTCGTCCCGCTTACTGTGCAAACCGCAACGTCGTCCGAGGGAGCGTCTCTCCCCGGGCAGCCGTTCGGATGGTGAGTTTCTAATGTGTGGAATAATCGGCCGCGTCGGTGATGGAAACGCGCTCGAACCGCTGTTGACTGGACTCGAGAACCTCGAGTACCGCGGCTACGATTCGGCTGGAATTGCCGTCCAGAACGGCACCGGTATCGACGTCCAGAAGCGGTCGGGGAAGGTCGACGAACTGCGAGAATCGATCGGCGATACGGTGCTCGAAGGTGAGGTCGGTATCGGGCACACCCGCTGGAGTACGCACGGCCCGCCGACCGACGCGAACGCCCATCCTCACACGGACGAGACGAAAGATGTCGCCGTCGTCCACAACGGGATCATCGAGAACTACGCCGAACTCAAATCGAAACTGGCCGACTACGGTCACACGTTCACGAGCGACACTGACACCGAGGTCATCCCGCATCTCATCCAGTTCTATCTCGACGACGGAATGGACAACGAGACGGCGTTCCGGACGGCCATCGACGAACTCGAGGGGAGCTACGCCGTCACGGCCATGCTCTCGGGCGAGCACGTCCTCTACGCCGCCCGACAAGGCTCGCCGCTGGTCGTCGGTATCGAAGACGGCGAGTACTTCCTCGCCAGCGACGTCCCGGCATTCCTCGAGTACACCGACAGCGTGGTCTACCTCGAGGACGGCGACGTCGTCATCGTCGACGAGGACGGCGTCGAGTACACCGACCTCGAGGGCAAACCCGTCACGCGCGAGCCCGAGACGGTCGAGTGGGACCCCGAACAGGCGGGGAAAGGCGAGTACGACCACTTCATGCTCAAGGAGATCTACGAGCAGCCCACGGCGCTGGCCCAGGCGCTCGAGGGGCGAATCGATCCTGAAAACGGACGGATCGCCCTCGAGAACTTCGAGCCGGGGACGTTCGCGGATATCGACAGCGTCCAGTTCGTCGCTTGCGGGACGTCCTACCACGCGGCGTTGTACGGCTCGCTCGCGTTGAAACAGGCCGGCGTCCAGTCGACCGCGCTGCTTGCCAACGAGTACAGCGTCTCCGCGCCACCGATCGACGACGACACGCTGGTCATTGCGGTCACCCAGAGCGGTGAAACGGCGGACACGCTGACCGCGATGCGACACGCGAAAGCCGAGGGCGCGTCGACGCTGACGGTCACGAACGTCGTCGGCTCGACGGCCGCCCGCGAGGCTGACGAGGCGCTGTTCATCCGCGCCGGGCCGGAGATCGGCGTCGCCGCCACGAAGACGTTCTCCTCGCAGGCCGTGATGCTCACGCTGCTGGGCCAGCGCATCGCCGCCGACCTACACGGCGAGGTGCCCGCGAACCTCGAGTCGCTCCTGCCGGAGCTCGAGGCGATGCCCGACTCGCTCCAGGCGTTGCTCGAACAGTCGGATGCCAAAGCCATCGCCGAGCGGTACGAGAACAGTCAGTCGTACTTCTTTATCGGCCGCGGACTCGGGTTCCCGGTCGCGCTCGAGGGCGCGCTGAAGTTCAAGGAGATCACCTACGAGCACGCCGAAGGCTTCGCCTCCGGCGAGCTCAAGCACGGTCCGCTCGCGCTCGTGACCCCCGACACGCCGGTGTTTGCCGTCTTCAACGGGGTCGAAGACGAGAAGACGTTGAAGAACGCTGAGGAGGCCCAGACTCGCGGTGCACCCGTCGTCGCGGTCTGTCCGGATGGACATCGGGCCGTCGACATCGCCGACGCCCACCTCGCGATCCCCGAAACCGAGCCCGACCTCGCGGGGCTGCTCGCGAACGTCCAGCTCCAGCTCGTTTCCTACTACGCGGCCGATCTCTTAGACCGACCGATCGACAAGCCGCGGAACTTAGCGAAGAGCGTCACCGTCGAGTAACCGCTCGAGAATCGATTCTGATGGCGCTGTGCGGTCGCTGTTTGTATCCGGCGTTTGCGAACGAATGAGTTCAGCTTCGACCCCTCGGTTCTGTTCGGCTCCCCATTAGCGGCTCGCGTCAATATCGAGTAGGAGCGGTCGCGTCGCCGCGCTCGACCGCCCCGATCGCATCGCTCGACGCACGGTGTGCAGTGATGTCGACGGAGACGAGTACGAGTCGTCGACGCCGTCGGAACCGAAACCACCCCCATAGTCTCGGGTCCACACGGCCTCTTCGGGCACCGACCCGTGACCCGCACTCGGTCGAGTCGGAACCGCCCTGGAGGGTGCCTCGATCGTATCGCCGTCGGTCGCCCCCTCCACATGTGATACCAATTCGCAATTGAATAAAGCCCACACTTGCGATGGACGGTTCACTCGAGCGCCGTGCTCTCCGTATAGAGCGTCGAAAACAGCCGGTCCCGCGCTATCGATCCTGTTCGACGGTTTCGCCGGGTTGCGTCTTCGCGCCGGTCGTCAGTTTCAGTCCCGGCGTCAGGTTGGTGCCGATTTCCGTCTCCGCGCCGTCGCCAGCCACGACACCGAATCGCTGTCGGCCCGTGGAGACCCTCTCGCCTTTGACGGTTACCTCGATGTCGGCACCGTCGCGACGGCGGTTCGAGACGCCCTTCCCCGCGCCGACGGGCAGCATGGATTTCGGCAGTGCCGCGAAGAGCAGCCTGATCCGCGTTCCTTCGCCCGCCGTGGGCACAACGGCTTGCATGTCGTCTTCCTCCCCTAATTTCGCGGATAATTATACGGTTGCTACCGTTGCCGTTCGATTTTCGGGGGAATCGCAGGTGATTGCCGGTCGAAAAAGGCCGTCGTTTCGTCGGTCCGACCAGACTACTTGTCCGGGCGCCCCCGCCGGACCGACCGCCTCACTGGGGCCGTCTAATCGGCCGTGGGGCTACACCCCGGCCAGCGGCGGTCGCCACCCGGTAAAACGGACCATTACTGTACAGAAATATTGAATTTCTGCCGAGCGAGGGTGTGAAACTGCTGTTCTCTGGACTGTCTTCTTGCGATAAACAATTCGGCTGAATTCACCGTGACCCTCCTTGACGCGGTATTATGCTGTCTATAGTAAATACCGTTCTGTGGCTACGAGTTGTTGATGTCGACGGAACCAACCGACACGAAGTGGACGCCGATGACGTCCGGCCAGCAAACGACTGCCCCCCGTTGTGTCAACTGTGGAAACCAGGTCACCCGGCAGTTCGCTCGCGTCTTCGGGGACAATCGCGACGTCGTCCACGCCTGTCCCGACTGTGCAACGTACCGTGAGATGAAAACGTCCGACTTCATTCCGAAGGAACAGCGATAACGGTCTCTTGTTGACGTCTCGTTCGTCCGCGTGTCGTCGTCGATCGGTACGGGTCACTTGCTTCGCTCGCGGTGACCGACTGCCGCCGTCACTCGAGCGGCCAGCAGCCGTACGATAGCGCCACGTCCGGCTCTCCGTCCGACTACCTACCACCGAAATCTCGTCGGGTTTCCGCCGACGGATTCGCTCGTTTCGGCTCCTCGTACAGTCGCGTTTTTGCGTCCTATGCTGCTCCTATACTGGTTGTTTGACGTGGAATCGAAGTGGATCCCGGTCCGGCAACCGACCGTTTTCGCTGGCCGTAGTCGTCAGAACCCCGCGTTCGCTTCACGCCCGATCGCACGCGACGGGTGACGGCCGTCGAACGGTACGCCGCGGATCGCACACTGTTTACGACCCCGTTAGTCTCTCCCTATATTTCTGAACTGTCGTTATCGTATATACGACCCACTCGCGTTGGATGCTCACGAGAATGCACTCAGCGTCATCTTCTCACAGCCGACGGTCCGCTCCGATCGGTACAGCGCCTTCCGGACGAACACGAATCGAGTCGTCCACCGATGTGAAGGGTATCGCCACGCGACGAACCGCCCATACCGACACGCGGGGACAACGATGAGCGCGACCGAACCCGACGCCGAGGTCGATGCGGACGATGTCGACGCGGCTGACGGGGATGCCAGCGGTTCGCTGACAGAACTCCCGCCGAGTTCGAAACTCGTCTACAAGGTACTCGAGTACGAGGGGTCGATGACCCAGGAAGAGATTGCCGGCGAGTCGAGGCTCTGTTCGCGCACCGTCCGGTATGCGCTCGGAAAACTCGAGGACGCAGAACTGGTCACCAGTCGCGTATACCTCGAGGACGCTCGGCAGTCGAAGTATCGGATCACCGACTGATCGATTTCGAATCGCCGACTCATTCGCTTATCGGATCTCCGACCGGCGACAGATTCGGCCGCGTGGCAAACGTGACTCGGTCGAGGGCCGCTATCGGTGTTTCTGGTAGCGATCGACCAGGAGGTCGAGTCCGAACGCGCCCGACGTGATCTGGTAGTGCGTTTCGAGACGCGGATTGAACTTCGCCTTGTAGCGGTTGATGCTCGGCACGCCGGCGCCGACGAGATCGTACGTCTCGGCGCCGTCTCGGAGGCCGTCGCGCATGACGTGCCAGTCGAGGAGATCGTTGATCGGCAGATCGATTCCGGTATCCGGTTTGACACCGCCCTGCCACCGATATCTGGTCCGCTCGGAGTCGACGACGAGGATGCCGCCGAGGAACTCGTCGTCGACGCGACAAACGTAGGGCCGGATCGAGCCGTCCGGGAGCTGCTCGTGGATCGCGCGGGCGAACTCGGCGTTCAGGTGGAACGATTTCCCCTGACTCTCGTAGCGATTCGCGACTTGTTCGACGATGCGCTCGACGTCGTCGTTGGTCCCCTCCTCGATCACGTAGGCGTCTTCGTCGGCGTTTCGGACGTTACTCCGTGCGTCGCTGCTGAACCGCTTCAACAGATCCTCTTCGGTGCCTTCGAGGTCGACGACGTACGTATACCCCGGCTCGACATCGTAGCCGTTCCAGATGAACGGGCGCACGTCGTCGAACTCGGCGGCGACGA contains the following coding sequences:
- the glmS gene encoding glutamine--fructose-6-phosphate transaminase (isomerizing), giving the protein MCGIIGRVGDGNALEPLLTGLENLEYRGYDSAGIAVQNGTGIDVQKRSGKVDELRESIGDTVLEGEVGIGHTRWSTHGPPTDANAHPHTDETKDVAVVHNGIIENYAELKSKLADYGHTFTSDTDTEVIPHLIQFYLDDGMDNETAFRTAIDELEGSYAVTAMLSGEHVLYAARQGSPLVVGIEDGEYFLASDVPAFLEYTDSVVYLEDGDVVIVDEDGVEYTDLEGKPVTREPETVEWDPEQAGKGEYDHFMLKEIYEQPTALAQALEGRIDPENGRIALENFEPGTFADIDSVQFVACGTSYHAALYGSLALKQAGVQSTALLANEYSVSAPPIDDDTLVIAVTQSGETADTLTAMRHAKAEGASTLTVTNVVGSTAAREADEALFIRAGPEIGVAATKTFSSQAVMLTLLGQRIAADLHGEVPANLESLLPELEAMPDSLQALLEQSDAKAIAERYENSQSYFFIGRGLGFPVALEGALKFKEITYEHAEGFASGELKHGPLALVTPDTPVFAVFNGVEDEKTLKNAEEAQTRGAPVVAVCPDGHRAVDIADAHLAIPETEPDLAGLLANVQLQLVSYYAADLLDRPIDKPRNLAKSVTVE
- a CDS encoding DUF7563 family protein is translated as MSTEPTDTKWTPMTSGQQTTAPRCVNCGNQVTRQFARVFGDNRDVVHACPDCATYREMKTSDFIPKEQR
- a CDS encoding ATP-binding protein, producing MSATEPDAEVDADDVDAADGDASGSLTELPPSSKLVYKVLEYEGSMTQEEIAGESRLCSRTVRYALGKLEDAELVTSRVYLEDARQSKYRITD
- a CDS encoding lipid II:glycine glycyltransferase FemX, translating into MTIEITTLDAEADADEWNRYVERSDGTNPFFRAEALQLQAEDTGSTAHLLAGFKGQEAVGLFPVFEYRKGPITAAFSPAPQSWSCYLGPSLLNVDKLKQRKADRRTKRFLEGCITWVDREISPLYTKFVAAEFDDVRPFIWNGYDVEPGYTYVVDLEGTEEDLLKRFSSDARSNVRNADEDAYVIEEGTNDDVERIVEQVANRYESQGKSFHLNAEFARAIHEQLPDGSIRPYVCRVDDEFLGGILVVDSERTRYRWQGGVKPDTGIDLPINDLLDWHVMRDGLRDGAETYDLVGAGVPSINRYKAKFNPRLETHYQITSGAFGLDLLVDRYQKHR